From the Armatimonadota bacterium genome, the window TTGAGTTTCCACGTGGATGCTGGAGAGATTGTCGGTCTGGTGGGGCCGAATGGCGCCGGCAAGACCACGACCTTTAACCTCATCACCGGCTTCCTGCGACCCACGGCGGGGCGCGTCTGGTTTCGCGGGGAAGACATCACCGGCCTCCCGCCTCACCGGCTGGCGCGCCGGGGGCTCGTGCGGACGTTCCAGCAGACCAGGGTGTTCAGCCGGCTCACCGTCGCGGAGAACGTCCGTCTCGGTCTGCACCGGCACGAGCCGGGAGGCCTCCGCCGGACCCTCTTCGGCCTGCACGCCCGGGAGGCGGCGGCGCTGGACCGCCGTGTCCGGGAGGTGCTCGAGTTCACCCGGCTGTGGGATCGCCGGGATCGGCCCGCCGACGAGCTGCCCTACGGTGAGCAGCGGATGCTGGGCATCGCGGTGGCGCTGGCGGTGGACCCCGTGGCCCTGCTGCTGGACGAACCGCTCGCAGGGATGAACCCCGCGGAGGCCGACACCACCATGACGCTGGTCTGCCGCATCCGCGACCGCGGGGTCACCGTCCTGGTGATCGACCACCACATGGAAACCCTGATGCGCTACTGCGACCGCCTCATCGTCCTCCACCATGGGGAGAAGCTGGCCGAGGGGCCTCCGGCGGCGGTGCGGGCGCATCCGGAGGTCATCCGGACCTACCTGGGGGACGAGGCGGCGCTCTCGCCATGACGGGGCCGGCACCTGCTGAACCCTTCCAGGGTCCCGGGGCCGCCGCCCTCCTG encodes:
- a CDS encoding ABC transporter ATP-binding protein, which translates into the protein MNRTEPLLAVDGLTRTFDGFRAVSHLSFHVDAGEIVGLVGPNGAGKTTTFNLITGFLRPTAGRVWFRGEDITGLPPHRLARRGLVRTFQQTRVFSRLTVAENVRLGLHRHEPGGLRRTLFGLHAREAAALDRRVREVLEFTRLWDRRDRPADELPYGEQRMLGIAVALAVDPVALLLDEPLAGMNPAEADTTMTLVCRIRDRGVTVLVIDHHMETLMRYCDRLIVLHHGEKLAEGPPAAVRAHPEVIRTYLGDEAALSP